From bacterium, a single genomic window includes:
- a CDS encoding prepilin-type N-terminal cleavage/methylation domain-containing protein produces MRASGNRQGGFSLVELMVTVAIIAVIGVIAVPALNLYIPKYRVDNASKVVASEMQLARMRAISKNLPQIVTVDTVAQTVVLAQINADDSLTTINTLSFEGSSGVPTFAGVSIGRISGTGVPADAPVSEESAAAAFGVPGGSEVYPSITFLQNGLSNRSGQIYLIPSGDLTNSRSDRTKAVQVLRAGMVRRFKYDGSVWKEY; encoded by the coding sequence ATGAGAGCCAGCGGGAACAGACAAGGGGGCTTTAGCCTCGTTGAACTTATGGTGACGGTAGCAATTATCGCCGTCATCGGGGTCATCGCGGTCCCGGCCCTCAATCTTTACATACCGAAGTACCGCGTAGACAACGCCTCCAAGGTCGTCGCCTCGGAAATGCAGCTGGCGCGAATGCGGGCGATATCGAAAAATCTGCCCCAGATCGTCACCGTCGATACCGTCGCGCAAACCGTCGTCCTCGCCCAGATAAACGCCGACGACTCCCTTACCACCATAAACACCCTCTCTTTCGAGGGAAGCTCCGGCGTGCCGACCTTCGCTGGAGTCTCCATCGGAAGGATATCGGGTACGGGGGTTCCCGCCGACGCCCCCGTCTCGGAAGAGAGCGCCGCGGCGGCCTTCGGGGTGCCGGGGGGCTCGGAGGTCTATCCCTCCATAACCTTTCTGCAAAACGGCCTCAGCAACCGGAGCGGGCAAATCTATCTGATTCCCTCCGGGGACCTGACGAACTCGCGTTCCGACAGGACAAAAGCGGTCCAGGTCCTTCGGGCCGGAATGGTCCGCCGGTTCAAATACGACGGCTCGGTCTGGAAGGAGTACTGA
- a CDS encoding redoxin domain-containing protein, which produces MLPRKSSRSGGFRAGVAALVLALFFCAATSCAAADTGAKIESFKGWTYTNDEFSLDPYLGKVPIVLDFGSIYCSTCVQSIPHLIVLQEQYGSKVKIVGVNLDTSGIGRVKKFFSAFSGALNFPILLDKSLAIANQFNVITLPTYIIIDKDGKIVSTIVGYDEENRAKMDSIIDKVIKGESLAAAETKVGSEIAVLSPSNFTMTYQSNMWVVGSANGNKGPFTVKLNGGSPKTAKINGDSFQVRIPLCYGSNFIEVSYPKGDVTGTQAVVLFRDPRMGEGSGVNFPEYKLHMPEKEKVCAGCHEMAPNPEEAKAGMSTSCQTCHGYQTEEKFVHGPIPVGGCPACHDFNSKPHRYTLTDEGSELCFTCHGDVKAKFQRDTVHGPVAMGLCAVCHNPHSAPYKFQLRASQASLCISCHEDMREKVGKFVVHKPVAQEQCTNCHDPHSSDNPEYFLVGSGEKLCFKCHTQDKMARHSHPTSGPPPAKIDGMPLDKKGELNCKSCHDPHASDEARLTTFKGGCNGCHDALKKALAPPPPPPPAEGEAGAATGNASEQDVSGAGEDGQTGDEEVTDDSQADEEEAAAEEEQQQRAKPKPPPRRRR; this is translated from the coding sequence ATGCTTCCCCGAAAGAGCAGCCGTAGCGGGGGGTTTCGCGCCGGCGTAGCCGCTTTGGTTCTGGCTTTGTTCTTTTGCGCCGCAACCTCCTGCGCCGCAGCCGATACCGGCGCAAAAATCGAGTCTTTCAAGGGGTGGACTTACACCAACGACGAGTTCTCCCTCGATCCCTACCTCGGCAAGGTCCCCATCGTACTCGATTTCGGCTCCATTTACTGTTCGACCTGCGTTCAATCCATACCCCACCTGATAGTCCTCCAGGAGCAGTACGGTTCAAAGGTCAAAATCGTCGGCGTAAACCTGGACACTTCCGGCATCGGCCGGGTAAAGAAGTTCTTTTCCGCCTTCAGCGGCGCCCTCAATTTTCCGATACTGCTCGATAAAAGCCTCGCCATAGCAAACCAGTTCAACGTAATCACCCTGCCCACCTACATCATAATCGACAAAGACGGCAAGATCGTGTCCACCATAGTCGGTTACGATGAGGAAAACCGGGCGAAGATGGATTCGATCATCGACAAGGTCATAAAGGGTGAATCCCTCGCTGCGGCGGAAACGAAGGTGGGCTCGGAAATAGCGGTTCTTTCGCCGAGTAATTTCACGATGACCTACCAGTCAAACATGTGGGTCGTCGGGTCCGCAAACGGAAACAAGGGGCCTTTTACAGTCAAGCTGAACGGCGGTTCGCCGAAGACCGCGAAGATAAACGGCGATTCCTTTCAGGTCAGAATCCCGCTCTGTTACGGCTCGAATTTCATTGAGGTAAGCTACCCTAAAGGGGATGTAACCGGTACCCAGGCTGTGGTGCTCTTCAGAGACCCGCGAATGGGCGAGGGCTCGGGGGTAAACTTTCCCGAGTACAAGCTCCACATGCCGGAAAAGGAAAAAGTCTGCGCCGGCTGCCATGAGATGGCGCCGAACCCGGAGGAGGCCAAGGCGGGCATGTCGACCTCCTGCCAGACCTGCCACGGCTACCAGACAGAGGAAAAGTTCGTCCACGGTCCCATACCGGTGGGCGGTTGCCCCGCCTGTCACGATTTCAATTCAAAACCCCACCGCTACACGCTTACCGACGAGGGGTCCGAGCTTTGCTTCACCTGCCACGGCGACGTAAAAGCCAAGTTTCAGCGTGATACCGTCCACGGGCCGGTCGCAATGGGGCTTTGCGCGGTTTGCCACAATCCCCACAGCGCGCCCTACAAGTTCCAGCTTAGGGCCTCGCAGGCCTCGCTTTGCATAAGCTGCCACGAGGATATGAGGGAGAAGGTAGGCAAGTTCGTCGTGCATAAACCGGTCGCACAGGAACAGTGCACGAACTGCCACGATCCCCACTCCTCGGACAACCCTGAATATTTCCTTGTAGGGTCGGGCGAGAAACTCTGCTTCAAGTGCCACACCCAGGACAAGATGGCCCGCCACTCTCATCCGACCAGCGGCCCTCCGCCGGCGAAAATCGACGGAATGCCGCTCGACAAGAAGGGCGAGCTGAACTGCAAATCCTGCCACGATCCCCATGCTTCGGACGAAGCAAGGCTGACGACCTTCAAGGGCGGCTGCAACGGCTGTCACGACGCTCTGAAAAAAGCCCTCGCCCCTCCGCCGCCGCCACCGCCCGCCGAAGGCGAAGCCGGAGCGGCCACGGGGAATGCCTCCGAACAGGATGTGTCAGGCGCGGGTGAAGACGGCCAGACCGGCGACGAAGAGGTCACGGACGACTCTCAGGCTGACGAAGAGGAAGCCGCCGCCGAAGAAGAGCAGCAGCAGAGAGCCAAGCCCAAGCCTCCCCCCAGAAGAAGGCGCTAA
- a CDS encoding pantetheine-phosphate adenylyltransferase has translation MKDSIAVYPGSFDPITNGHMDIILRGAQVFDKVIVLIAVNSEKNNLFTLEERLDLIRDIFKDNPKVEVDTFDGLLVKYLHANSIHVVIRGLRAVSDFEYEFQMALMNRRMYEGAETFFLAAREDYSYVSSRIVKEIFSLGACIKDLAPPQVVEAMKAKYASKQAAV, from the coding sequence GTGAAAGATTCTATCGCCGTCTATCCCGGAAGTTTCGACCCCATTACGAACGGCCACATGGACATCATCCTCCGGGGCGCGCAGGTCTTCGACAAGGTTATCGTGCTGATTGCGGTAAACTCGGAGAAGAACAACCTCTTCACCCTTGAGGAGAGGCTCGACCTCATCCGCGATATTTTCAAGGACAACCCCAAGGTCGAGGTCGATACCTTCGACGGCCTGCTGGTAAAATACCTTCACGCCAATTCGATTCACGTCGTAATAAGGGGGCTTCGCGCCGTCTCCGATTTCGAGTACGAATTTCAGATGGCTCTCATGAACCGGAGGATGTACGAAGGGGCCGAGACTTTTTTTCTGGCCGCCAGGGAGGATTACTCCTACGTCAGCTCACGCATCGTGAAGGAGATTTTCAGCCTCGGCGCCTGCATCAAGGATCTGGCGCCGCCTCAGGTGGTTGAGGCGATGAAGGCAAAATACGCGTCAAAGCAAGCGGCTGTTTAA
- a CDS encoding NUDIX hydrolase — MACRGRHCPAPEKKYVNPLPAVDIVIFSGGGIVLVKRKNPPYGWALPGGFVESGETLEAAAAREAFEETGLKVTLKEQFHTYSDPERDPRRHTISTVFLAEAKGTPAGADDALEARVFPWSELPAPLCFDHGKILGDVKRYLESGKRPV; from the coding sequence ATGGCTTGCCGCGGGCGTCACTGTCCGGCCCCTGAAAAAAAATACGTAAATCCCCTGCCCGCCGTCGATATCGTGATTTTCAGCGGGGGCGGAATAGTACTCGTAAAGAGGAAAAATCCGCCTTACGGCTGGGCGCTTCCAGGAGGGTTCGTCGAATCGGGCGAGACCCTTGAAGCTGCGGCCGCGCGGGAGGCCTTCGAGGAGACCGGCCTTAAGGTCACCCTCAAAGAGCAGTTTCACACCTATTCGGATCCCGAAAGGGATCCGCGCCGCCACACAATCTCAACGGTATTTCTGGCAGAAGCGAAGGGAACTCCCGCCGGCGCGGACGACGCGCTCGAAGCCCGCGTCTTTCCCTGGAGCGAGCTTCCCGCTCCGCTGTGTTTCGATCATGGCAAGATTCTGGGGGATGTTAAGAGATACCTTGAAAGCGGTAAAAGGCCCGTCTGA
- a CDS encoding SEC-C domain-containing protein has product MNQTGISNFKALTDGELIELLFISGDSLSHDAVDEFLERGQRMIPLLNHIAADKNSWTRPMPEWWAVVHATYILGSFESTDTLPGLLGALRWADAFDNEWVTEDLPSIFGKVGRPAYGHLLAVAQDFSAGWGARSIALSGLAAIGIRDKLLLPGVLDFAAKIVENETEPLPFRQTAANVLLDFRSKRHSRILKKFGREEALRRDEIASYEGSFYDWEVDEFLSSDNNDLEFYERDWLSFYDPEERQRRQEYWEEERETRDREDKDNGRALFPSQREQSNCLCGSGLPYEDCCMRKVH; this is encoded by the coding sequence ATGAACCAGACCGGGATATCAAATTTCAAAGCTCTCACCGACGGCGAACTGATAGAACTTCTCTTCATCTCCGGCGATTCGCTTTCGCATGACGCCGTAGACGAATTTCTGGAACGCGGACAGAGGATGATCCCTCTTCTGAATCATATCGCCGCGGACAAGAATTCCTGGACGCGCCCCATGCCGGAGTGGTGGGCGGTCGTCCACGCTACCTACATTCTGGGCTCTTTCGAGTCGACCGACACCCTGCCCGGCCTTTTGGGCGCGCTACGATGGGCGGACGCCTTCGACAACGAGTGGGTCACCGAGGACCTGCCTTCCATTTTCGGAAAAGTGGGACGCCCGGCTTACGGACACCTGCTCGCGGTGGCGCAGGATTTTTCGGCGGGCTGGGGGGCGAGGTCGATCGCCCTTTCCGGACTCGCGGCAATCGGCATCCGCGACAAGCTCCTGCTTCCGGGGGTTCTGGATTTCGCCGCCAAGATCGTGGAAAACGAAACGGAACCGCTTCCCTTCAGGCAGACGGCGGCAAACGTGCTCCTGGACTTCCGTTCAAAGAGGCACTCCCGCATTTTAAAAAAGTTCGGCAGGGAAGAGGCTCTCCGGCGCGACGAAATAGCCAGCTACGAGGGGTCCTTCTACGACTGGGAGGTGGACGAGTTCCTCTCCTCGGACAACAACGACCTGGAATTTTACGAACGGGACTGGCTTTCCTTTTACGACCCGGAAGAACGGCAGAGGCGTCAGGAATACTGGGAGGAAGAAAGGGAGACGAGGGACCGCGAAGACAAAGATAACGGCAGGGCGCTCTTCCCTTCCCAGCGCGAACAGTCAAACTGCCTGTGCGGTTCGGGGCTTCCGTATGAAGACTGTTGCATGAGGAAAGTGCATTAG
- a CDS encoding type II/IV secretion system protein: MKDVKDVKDKKRIHTSLNLEMALAACFEKNLLTEKQARYIFERSKIQRAKIAAQSSEVEADDPATLIHSFEFSPPFRENEPLEPTEIVEAIAEKLSVPTIHIDPLKLDSEAIVKSLPRAFAFKHASLVLDPKIDPAPVAMANPTDFEALHIIRARLGKRVRIFMAPAGEILHLIREIYGFKTSVAAAEKDLSQLPDIQNLEQFFSMRSESDVDVSDSHIVRAVDHLLRYAFDQRASDIHIEPKREQCVVRLRIDGVLHTVHTFSRRVHSGIVSRIKTLARMDIAEKRLPQDGRIKAQHGQTSVELRVSTLPVAFGEKAVLRIFDPILLDKDLSELGLAGRELELVEGFLARPHGIFLVTGPTGSGKTTTLYTALKKISTEAYNVSTVEDPIENICPEFNQVGVQSHIGLSFANALRTLLRQDPDIIMVGEIRDAETAKMAIQAALTGHLVLSTLHTNDAPGAINRLLDMEVEPFLLSSTLLGVMAQRLVRTPCNNCAVNRLIDPDEARLLCLPGDTQILAGEGCPRCRRTGYLGRTGIFEILGVSRAVADAIHLRASTQEIEAIGRSEGMLTLMEAGVGKVLSGMTTPSEVLRQAYMGESS; this comes from the coding sequence GTGAAGGACGTGAAGGACGTGAAGGACAAAAAGCGCATACATACTTCGCTGAACCTCGAAATGGCGTTGGCGGCCTGCTTTGAGAAAAATCTTCTGACCGAGAAGCAGGCGCGCTACATCTTCGAGAGATCGAAAATCCAGCGCGCGAAGATAGCCGCCCAGAGTTCGGAGGTCGAGGCGGACGATCCCGCGACTCTCATTCATTCCTTTGAGTTCTCCCCGCCCTTTCGCGAAAACGAGCCTCTGGAACCGACTGAAATAGTCGAGGCTATCGCCGAAAAGCTAAGCGTCCCCACGATACACATAGACCCCCTCAAGCTCGACAGCGAGGCGATAGTCAAATCCCTTCCCAGGGCGTTCGCTTTCAAGCACGCCTCCCTCGTACTCGATCCGAAAATAGACCCGGCTCCCGTCGCCATGGCCAATCCGACGGATTTCGAGGCCCTGCACATAATAAGGGCCCGGCTCGGGAAAAGGGTGCGCATCTTCATGGCCCCCGCGGGCGAGATTCTTCATCTCATACGCGAGATTTACGGCTTCAAGACCTCGGTTGCCGCAGCGGAAAAGGATCTCTCGCAGCTTCCGGACATCCAGAACCTGGAGCAGTTCTTTTCGATGCGTTCGGAATCGGACGTGGACGTCAGCGACAGCCACATCGTCCGCGCCGTGGACCATCTGCTCCGCTACGCCTTCGACCAGCGAGCCAGCGACATACACATCGAACCCAAAAGGGAGCAGTGCGTCGTGCGGCTCCGCATAGACGGCGTCCTCCACACCGTACATACCTTTTCCAGAAGGGTTCACTCGGGGATAGTTTCGAGGATAAAAACCCTCGCCCGGATGGACATAGCCGAAAAGCGCCTCCCGCAGGACGGCAGGATAAAGGCCCAACACGGACAGACCTCCGTGGAACTTCGCGTCTCCACCCTTCCGGTGGCTTTCGGGGAGAAAGCCGTGCTGAGGATTTTCGATCCGATCCTTCTGGACAAGGATCTCTCGGAACTCGGCCTCGCCGGGAGGGAGCTCGAACTCGTCGAAGGGTTTCTCGCGAGGCCCCACGGGATATTTCTGGTCACCGGCCCCACCGGCTCCGGCAAAACGACAACCCTTTACACCGCCCTGAAAAAGATATCGACGGAGGCTTACAACGTCTCCACCGTCGAAGACCCTATAGAAAACATCTGCCCTGAATTCAACCAGGTAGGGGTGCAAAGCCACATAGGCCTCTCCTTCGCCAATGCGCTGCGGACCCTCCTTCGGCAGGACCCGGACATTATAATGGTCGGCGAGATACGCGACGCCGAAACCGCGAAGATGGCGATTCAGGCCGCCCTCACCGGCCATCTGGTCCTCTCGACCCTCCACACCAACGACGCTCCGGGGGCGATAAACAGGCTTCTGGACATGGAGGTGGAGCCCTTTTTGCTTTCCTCCACCCTCCTTGGGGTGATGGCTCAAAGACTTGTGCGTACCCCTTGCAACAATTGCGCAGTAAATAGATTGATCGATCCCGACGAGGCCAGGCTGCTGTGCCTCCCTGGGGACACGCAGATTCTCGCCGGCGAGGGGTGCCCCCGGTGCAGGCGCACGGGATACCTCGGAAGGACAGGCATCTTTGAGATACTGGGGGTTTCGAGGGCGGTGGCGGACGCCATCCACCTGCGGGCCTCCACACAGGAGATTGAGGCGATCGGCCGTTCGGAGGGGATGCTTACGCTAATGGAAGCGGGAGTGGGAAAAGTGCTTTCGGGGATGACCACTCCCTCGGAGGTGCTGCGCCAGGCCTATATGGGAGAAAGCTCATAA
- a CDS encoding pyridoxal phosphate-dependent aminotransferase: MQLSKRVQSLQPSATLAIAAKAKQLKAEGIDVIDFGVGEPDFATPAHIVKAAIKALEAGDTHYTPVGGSPALKKAIIAYMKREYGLDYSPAEVFASCGAKHTLYNIFMSIIDPGDEVIIPSPFWVSYPEQVSLAEGTPVIVTASAKEGFLLTPDQLEKAITKKTKAIILNSPSNPSGTMYTPEKLAGLAAVLKGRDIIIVSDDIYHKLVYDGEKFASILEVEPSLRDRTVIVNGVSKSYAMTGWRIGFAAGPAQLMGALDKIQGQATSNPTSFAQAGAIEALTGDQSCVGEMREVFDKRRKIVVEKLNAIPGVTCASPAGAFYAFPFVSSFYGYLNKGSVLKDSMDVASYLLEEARIAVVPGEPFGAPENIRLSYATSENSIIEGIRRMGEALSKLQKPAGRI; this comes from the coding sequence GTGCAACTCAGCAAAAGAGTACAGAGCCTGCAACCCTCCGCCACCCTTGCAATCGCGGCAAAAGCCAAGCAGCTGAAGGCCGAAGGAATCGACGTTATCGATTTCGGCGTCGGAGAGCCGGATTTCGCGACTCCGGCCCACATAGTCAAAGCCGCGATCAAGGCGCTCGAAGCGGGAGACACCCACTACACCCCCGTCGGCGGCTCCCCCGCCCTGAAAAAGGCGATAATCGCCTACATGAAGCGGGAGTACGGGCTCGATTACTCCCCTGCGGAGGTCTTCGCTTCCTGCGGCGCGAAGCACACCCTCTACAACATATTCATGTCGATAATCGACCCCGGCGACGAGGTGATAATTCCCTCGCCCTTCTGGGTGAGCTACCCCGAGCAAGTCTCTCTGGCGGAAGGAACGCCGGTAATCGTTACGGCAAGCGCGAAAGAGGGGTTTTTGCTCACCCCCGATCAGCTTGAAAAGGCGATTACCAAAAAGACGAAGGCTATAATACTAAACAGCCCCTCCAACCCATCCGGCACCATGTACACCCCGGAAAAACTCGCGGGGCTTGCCGCAGTGCTAAAGGGCAGGGACATAATAATCGTCAGCGACGACATCTACCACAAGCTGGTCTACGACGGCGAGAAGTTCGCCTCCATCCTGGAGGTCGAGCCCTCCCTTCGCGACCGCACCGTCATCGTAAACGGCGTCTCCAAAAGCTACGCCATGACCGGGTGGAGAATCGGATTCGCCGCCGGTCCTGCGCAGCTCATGGGGGCTCTGGACAAGATACAGGGGCAGGCCACCTCGAACCCGACCAGCTTCGCACAGGCCGGGGCCATCGAGGCTCTCACCGGCGACCAGTCCTGCGTCGGGGAGATGAGGGAGGTCTTCGACAAAAGGCGAAAGATCGTGGTCGAGAAGCTCAACGCCATCCCCGGCGTTACCTGCGCCTCGCCGGCGGGAGCCTTCTACGCCTTTCCCTTTGTAAGCTCCTTTTACGGCTATCTGAACAAGGGCTCGGTGCTGAAGGACTCGATGGACGTCGCCTCCTACCTCCTGGAAGAGGCGAGGATAGCGGTAGTGCCCGGCGAACCCTTCGGCGCACCCGAAAACATTCGCCTCTCCTACGCCACCTCCGAAAATTCCATCATCGAGGGTATTCGCAGGATGGGAGAGGCTCTCTCAAAACTTCAAAAGCCTGCGGGCCGGATTTAA
- a CDS encoding LysM peptidoglycan-binding domain-containing protein, which translates to MKYRPIVGLALAFFAAGCSVSALPDAETFLRQEPSPFAVAPRDKASIHAPVAEPAAPPAPLAVEETSVTTPPPAEVPSPSASGTVSPEVSEQAVNEEDASPSTPATASPAEENKDITSDSGEACDAGLPVNSETEARLQAVDKAVSELSDPSLDEAAVAGEEVSGAITEEDLPFVEPEEGAPPGLVVDDIEAVPPGAAWLVPDREPIKSVLREFTGPYHKTMQKILNRSGKHLPSISRILREEGLPGELAIVAMVESSFVLNAKSPSGAGGLWQFIPSTGKLYGLKVDWWVDQRMDPELSTRAAARHLKDLYAKFGDWELAIAAYNAGSGTISRALDRCRKKDFWGIAASGRLRRETVRYVPKLYAFLLISSDPAHYGFVNALEPEYTFDTVTVDAAVDFATIAAKSGVDKKLLEQLNPALLRGCTPPKTSGYPLRVPPGSAEAVSAAIAGLGEEEKLVFESYAVRQGDTFEKIAGKFGTTVTALLDLNRMDAPKKLKRGSKIAVSCAPGMIASVEKISREEGERLTHKVRRGDTVWGIARDFGVTAKEIVAWNSLGKKASIKPGDTLVVSKPGFAEEYASRGSQIYTVTRGDTISSIAKSKGVSIRNLLLWNSLESDSVIRPGDTLRLGPEAN; encoded by the coding sequence TTGAAGTATCGCCCTATAGTTGGATTGGCGCTGGCTTTCTTCGCGGCGGGCTGCTCGGTCTCGGCTTTGCCGGACGCCGAAACCTTCCTGCGTCAGGAGCCTTCTCCTTTTGCTGTCGCCCCGCGCGATAAGGCTTCGATTCATGCTCCCGTCGCGGAACCCGCCGCACCGCCCGCACCCCTCGCAGTCGAAGAAACCTCCGTGACGACTCCGCCCCCGGCCGAAGTTCCGTCCCCCTCAGCTTCCGGCACGGTTTCGCCTGAAGTTTCCGAACAGGCGGTCAATGAAGAGGATGCTTCCCCTTCAACCCCTGCGACGGCTTCTCCGGCGGAGGAAAATAAGGATATTACTTCAGACTCCGGTGAAGCGTGCGATGCCGGACTTCCCGTTAACAGCGAGACGGAAGCCCGCCTTCAGGCTGTAGACAAAGCCGTGTCGGAGCTTTCGGATCCCTCGCTGGATGAGGCGGCTGTCGCCGGGGAAGAGGTTTCCGGGGCCATAACCGAAGAAGACCTCCCCTTTGTCGAACCCGAGGAGGGGGCGCCTCCCGGACTGGTGGTGGACGACATCGAGGCCGTTCCCCCCGGCGCGGCCTGGCTTGTCCCCGACAGAGAGCCGATAAAATCCGTTCTACGCGAATTCACAGGCCCTTACCACAAGACCATGCAGAAGATACTCAATCGCTCGGGGAAACATCTGCCCTCGATAAGCCGGATTCTGCGTGAAGAGGGGCTGCCGGGAGAGCTGGCTATCGTCGCGATGGTCGAGAGCAGCTTCGTCCTCAACGCGAAATCTCCCTCCGGCGCCGGGGGGCTCTGGCAGTTCATACCCTCTACGGGAAAGCTCTACGGGCTCAAGGTGGACTGGTGGGTAGACCAGAGGATGGACCCCGAGCTCTCCACCAGGGCGGCGGCCAGACACCTAAAAGACCTCTACGCCAAGTTCGGCGACTGGGAGCTTGCCATAGCCGCCTACAACGCCGGGTCGGGAACAATCTCCCGCGCGCTGGACAGGTGCCGCAAGAAGGATTTCTGGGGCATAGCGGCCTCGGGACGCCTGAGAAGGGAAACCGTAAGGTACGTGCCCAAGCTGTACGCCTTTTTGCTCATCTCCAGCGATCCGGCGCACTACGGCTTCGTCAACGCTCTGGAGCCGGAGTACACGTTCGACACCGTAACGGTGGACGCGGCGGTGGACTTCGCTACGATAGCGGCGAAGAGCGGCGTTGACAAAAAACTGCTGGAGCAGCTAAATCCCGCTCTTCTCAGGGGATGTACTCCCCCTAAAACCTCCGGCTATCCCCTTCGCGTTCCTCCTGGCAGCGCAGAGGCCGTCAGCGCTGCAATCGCGGGTCTCGGCGAGGAGGAAAAACTGGTCTTCGAGTCCTACGCGGTAAGGCAGGGAGATACGTTTGAGAAGATAGCCGGTAAATTCGGCACGACAGTAACGGCTCTCCTCGATTTAAACAGGATGGACGCCCCCAAAAAGCTGAAAAGAGGCTCGAAGATAGCGGTTTCCTGCGCTCCCGGAATGATTGCTTCAGTAGAGAAAATCAGCCGCGAGGAAGGGGAGCGCCTTACCCACAAAGTCCGCCGGGGCGATACAGTCTGGGGCATCGCCAGGGATTTCGGGGTCACTGCCAAAGAGATAGTCGCCTGGAATTCTCTCGGCAAAAAAGCTTCGATAAAGCCTGGCGACACTCTGGTGGTATCGAAACCCGGCTTCGCGGAGGAGTACGCCTCCCGCGGCTCCCAGATTTACACCGTGACAAGAGGCGACACAATTTCCTCTATCGCCAAATCAAAGGGGGTGTCGATACGCAATCTGCTCCTGTGGAACTCACTGGAATCCGATTCCGTAATCAGGCCCGGCGATACCCTGCGGCTCGGCCCCGAAGCCAATTAA
- a CDS encoding TlpA family protein disulfide reductase, with protein MGMRKMKFMVLAAVMFFSGAMIATAADQAMTPLDIPTLQGVEALKPGADAPDFDVKDTAGKPFHFSGKDSKGSLLVFWSLFCEPCREEMPLIQSLFDRYKDKGLRVLSVALDGDDMGKSITQFAKEKGYTFTLLLDKENEDGSLVVSDAYFIPGTPTLYIVSPEGKIVFSRVGRVGEEELEKAITETLGK; from the coding sequence ATGGGTATGCGGAAGATGAAATTCATGGTTCTGGCAGCGGTAATGTTTTTTTCGGGGGCTATGATCGCCACCGCCGCAGACCAGGCGATGACGCCACTTGACATCCCTACGCTTCAGGGGGTCGAGGCCCTGAAACCGGGCGCGGACGCTCCCGATTTCGACGTGAAGGATACCGCCGGAAAGCCGTTCCATTTCTCCGGAAAGGATTCCAAGGGGTCGCTGCTCGTTTTCTGGTCGCTGTTCTGCGAGCCCTGCCGCGAAGAGATGCCTCTTATCCAAAGCCTCTTCGACCGCTACAAGGACAAGGGACTCAGAGTCCTTTCGGTCGCCCTTGACGGCGACGACATGGGCAAGAGCATAACCCAGTTCGCGAAGGAAAAGGGCTATACCTTCACCCTCCTTCTTGACAAGGAAAACGAAGACGGTTCGCTCGTGGTTTCGGATGCCTACTTCATCCCCGGAACGCCGACGCTGTACATTGTGAGCCCCGAAGGGAAGATAGTTTTTTCCAGGGTAGGCAGGGTCGGCGAGGAAGAACTGGAAAAGGCGATCACAGAAACTCTGGGAAAATAA
- a CDS encoding pantoate--beta-alanine ligase, producing MITITTASAMREYSRAAKSEGKKIGFVPTMGFLHEGHLSLVSMARKECETVVLSIFVNPIQFGPKEDLSRYPRDMERDERLCREAGVDAIFAPLAGDMYPEGFQTTVSVGEISTPLCGASRPGHFDGVATVVLKLFNIVEPDAGFFGQKDFQQLLVIETMARDLNLSARIAGAPIVREPGGLAMSSRNVYLSAEEREIALSLNRSLSWAEEVAKTSVAEAGKIVEGVRGRLEEAGVRVDYVELRDPKNLKAVENTSGGALLALAGFVGKTRLIDNRIIGK from the coding sequence ATGATCACAATCACCACCGCCTCCGCCATGCGCGAATACTCGCGCGCGGCGAAAAGCGAGGGCAAGAAAATCGGCTTCGTGCCGACGATGGGGTTTCTCCACGAGGGGCACCTCTCCCTCGTTTCAATGGCCCGGAAGGAATGCGAGACGGTCGTCCTCTCGATCTTCGTGAACCCCATCCAGTTCGGGCCGAAGGAAGACCTCTCCCGTTACCCCAGAGACATGGAGCGGGACGAAAGACTATGCCGCGAGGCGGGGGTGGACGCGATCTTCGCTCCGTTGGCCGGGGATATGTACCCCGAGGGATTTCAGACAACCGTAAGCGTGGGAGAGATTTCAACCCCCCTTTGCGGGGCCAGCCGTCCCGGCCACTTCGACGGCGTAGCCACTGTGGTGCTGAAACTTTTCAACATAGTCGAGCCGGACGCGGGTTTTTTCGGGCAGAAGGATTTCCAGCAGCTTCTGGTTATAGAGACGATGGCCCGCGACCTGAATCTCTCTGCGAGAATAGCCGGAGCGCCGATTGTGCGCGAGCCCGGCGGCCTTGCCATGAGCAGCAGGAATGTCTACCTTTCGGCAGAAGAACGGGAGATTGCGCTATCGCTGAACCGTTCCCTCTCGTGGGCCGAAGAGGTTGCGAAAACCTCCGTCGCGGAGGCGGGAAAGATAGTCGAAGGGGTGAGGGGGCGGCTGGAGGAGGCCGGGGTGCGCGTGGATTACGTCGAGCTTCGGGACCCGAAGAACCTCAAGGCGGTTGAAAACACCTCCGGCGGGGCGCTGCTCGCTCTGGCCGGGTTCGTTGGAAAGACAAGACTGATAGACAACCGGATAATCGGAAAGTAA